The Microlunatus antarcticus genome window below encodes:
- a CDS encoding WhiB family transcriptional regulator: MLALVEDVEIDEGLLGWQERALCAQTDPEAFFPEKGGSTREAKKVCLSCDVRGDCLEYALENDERFGIWGGLSERERRKLKKRAI, encoded by the coding sequence TTGCTAGCACTGGTCGAGGACGTAGAGATCGACGAGGGCCTCCTCGGATGGCAGGAACGGGCGCTCTGCGCCCAGACCGACCCGGAGGCGTTCTTCCCGGAGAAGGGCGGGTCCACCCGGGAGGCCAAGAAGGTGTGCCTGTCGTGCGACGTCCGCGGGGACTGCCTGGAGTACGCCCTCGAGAACGACGAGCGCTTCGGCATCTGGGGCGGGCTGAGCGAGCGCGAGCGCCGCAAGCTCAAGAAGCGCGCCATCTGA
- a CDS encoding glycosyltransferase has translation MPERVRRVPSGSRGRAGVSEAGWSDLPPAAAEGVDDNPWAWAAAEPVEGERLDVSRFDVTAVLVCFDAARWLPATLEGLSALDVRPDRLVAINNGSTDSTDALLERARAEGLLDAVYTGKKSYGFGQAVASALRQDRAVRTGSTETGATGLLDTGLTGTGDLADHPGWSRDRRWLWLLHDDAVPAPDALYRLLAHVALERDIDITGPKLLLPRRRQSSHQLSEVGVTISATGRRELLLDRGEIDQGQRDQPAERLGVSTCGMLVRTSVWRDLDGLDPAVPVFRDGVELGWRAHLNGYRVVTTPDAEMTHRQVGRAGLRPRGLTGRHPGALDRLLGMTVVAGHAPTRSLPLVWLRLVLSCLVLALAYLLGKAPGRSRDELAAVWSFVMHPNRLRSLRSRTASIDPAPGTAEVVRSLRPPWWSSLRVLGEMLSGALSERYASVAGEVDSASLDELTADEFSSVADETPRHPWLRPGAVLFVVAVLGSFVAGRGLLGTGSLAAPALLPAYDSLADLWSAVWHPIPGAPGETSPPWLAVTALGSTLALGQPEWFTTLLVCGVVPLALLAVYPIAARLVVDRRVRLWFAGTYALLPVLLAGTNQGRLAVSVFAVGLPLLALGVRSLVLRRVRSFEAWRGGWGAGVVLVVLSAFQPAVMILAVVLGVLGAVALRRTPRKIGRIGIAVGLPLVVWLPWWPTLIIAPGRLLVGPDAALDAAGSAPDELGFLIGRGLGPGLPPLWLGAVVLGTVWVLALFGLLRRPAHRVVIAAWVTASASLMLAVLSSRLVVDVPPLGTQVRPWVGALLLVTFAALLVAGAVGADGVTGEVAGRSFSWVQPAAVLAGVAVTLVAVGGGVWWLWAGARGPVERSPDDLLPTYVSVAMRSDAQPRVLALDLSGGGVGYSVLSGRQGAARQGDADRGYAFGGSSTARDDVADAVSRLSAGSADADVTQRLRRLGVGYVVVRGADDEERARIGNTPGLGPASGNGAAVVWQLDPAVARASVVPADPASTDPVVPVTRAPAAVPPGSGERHLLIGEAADPRWHATLGGTRLARVVDGWQEGFVLPATGGTVVWSLRSPASWFLPFQGLALLVALVFAAPGIRRSDVRDPVLSARRAATLSEVGS, from the coding sequence ATGCCCGAGCGCGTACGTCGCGTGCCCTCGGGCTCGCGGGGCCGGGCCGGGGTCTCGGAGGCCGGCTGGTCTGACCTCCCGCCCGCCGCCGCCGAGGGTGTCGACGACAACCCCTGGGCCTGGGCCGCGGCTGAGCCCGTCGAGGGGGAGCGGCTCGACGTCTCCCGCTTCGACGTCACCGCCGTCCTCGTCTGCTTCGACGCGGCGCGCTGGCTGCCCGCCACCCTCGAGGGGCTGAGCGCGCTCGACGTGCGTCCCGACCGCCTCGTCGCCATCAACAACGGCAGCACCGACAGCACGGACGCCCTGCTCGAGCGGGCGCGCGCGGAAGGGCTGCTCGACGCCGTCTACACCGGCAAGAAGTCGTACGGCTTCGGCCAGGCCGTGGCCTCGGCGCTGCGCCAGGACCGCGCGGTGCGGACGGGGTCGACCGAGACCGGCGCGACGGGCCTGCTGGACACGGGGCTGACCGGCACCGGGGACCTCGCCGACCACCCGGGCTGGTCGCGCGACCGCCGGTGGCTGTGGCTCCTGCACGACGACGCCGTCCCTGCGCCCGACGCGCTCTACCGCCTGCTCGCCCACGTGGCGCTCGAGCGGGACATCGACATCACCGGCCCCAAGCTCCTGCTGCCGCGTCGCCGTCAGAGCAGCCACCAGCTCAGCGAGGTCGGCGTCACGATCTCCGCCACCGGGCGCCGTGAGCTGCTGCTGGACCGCGGCGAGATCGACCAGGGCCAGCGCGACCAGCCGGCCGAACGCCTGGGCGTCTCCACCTGCGGGATGCTCGTGCGGACGTCGGTGTGGCGCGACCTCGACGGGCTCGACCCCGCGGTGCCCGTGTTCCGTGACGGCGTGGAGCTGGGCTGGCGCGCCCACCTCAACGGCTACCGCGTCGTGACGACCCCCGACGCCGAGATGACCCACCGCCAGGTCGGCCGGGCGGGGCTGCGTCCGCGCGGGCTGACCGGGCGCCACCCCGGTGCGCTCGACCGGCTGCTCGGCATGACCGTCGTCGCCGGCCACGCCCCGACGCGGTCGCTGCCGCTGGTCTGGCTCCGGCTCGTGCTCAGCTGCCTGGTGCTCGCGCTGGCCTACCTGCTCGGTAAGGCCCCGGGCCGCTCGCGTGACGAGCTGGCCGCGGTCTGGTCCTTCGTGATGCACCCCAACCGCTTGCGCTCCCTGCGCAGCCGGACGGCCTCCATCGACCCCGCGCCCGGCACCGCCGAGGTGGTCCGGTCGCTGCGCCCGCCGTGGTGGTCGAGCCTGCGGGTCCTCGGCGAGATGCTCAGCGGCGCCCTGTCCGAGCGCTACGCGTCGGTCGCGGGCGAGGTCGACAGCGCCTCCCTCGACGAGCTGACCGCCGACGAGTTCAGCTCCGTCGCCGACGAGACCCCCCGCCACCCCTGGTTGCGCCCGGGGGCCGTGCTGTTCGTGGTCGCGGTGCTCGGGTCGTTCGTCGCCGGGCGTGGGCTGCTGGGGACCGGCTCGCTCGCGGCGCCCGCGCTGCTGCCCGCGTACGACTCGCTCGCCGACCTCTGGTCCGCCGTCTGGCACCCGATCCCCGGGGCGCCGGGGGAGACCTCGCCGCCCTGGCTGGCCGTGACCGCCCTCGGCTCCACCCTGGCGCTCGGCCAGCCCGAGTGGTTCACCACGTTGCTGGTCTGCGGCGTCGTGCCGCTGGCGCTGCTCGCCGTGTACCCGATCGCCGCCCGTCTCGTGGTCGACCGACGCGTGCGGCTGTGGTTCGCCGGCACGTACGCGCTGCTGCCCGTGCTCCTGGCCGGGACCAACCAGGGCCGGCTCGCCGTCAGCGTCTTCGCGGTCGGGCTCCCGCTGCTGGCCCTCGGCGTCCGCAGCCTGGTGCTGCGCCGGGTGCGTTCCTTCGAGGCGTGGCGCGGCGGCTGGGGCGCGGGTGTCGTGCTCGTCGTGCTGTCGGCCTTCCAGCCCGCGGTGATGATCCTCGCCGTCGTCCTGGGCGTCCTCGGGGCCGTCGCCCTGCGGCGCACCCCCCGCAAGATCGGCCGCATCGGCATCGCGGTCGGACTGCCGCTGGTGGTCTGGCTGCCGTGGTGGCCCACGCTGATCATCGCGCCCGGGCGGCTGCTGGTGGGGCCCGACGCTGCGCTCGACGCGGCCGGTTCCGCACCGGACGAGCTTGGCTTCCTGATCGGGCGCGGGCTCGGTCCGGGGCTGCCGCCGCTGTGGCTCGGTGCGGTCGTGCTCGGCACGGTCTGGGTCCTCGCGCTCTTCGGGCTGCTGCGGCGTCCCGCCCACCGCGTCGTCATCGCCGCCTGGGTGACCGCCTCCGCGAGCCTGATGCTCGCCGTCCTCTCGTCGCGCCTCGTCGTCGACGTGCCGCCGCTCGGCACCCAGGTCAGGCCCTGGGTCGGTGCGCTGCTGCTCGTGACGTTCGCCGCGCTGCTGGTCGCGGGAGCGGTGGGCGCGGACGGCGTGACCGGCGAGGTCGCCGGCCGCAGCTTCAGCTGGGTGCAGCCCGCCGCGGTGCTGGCCGGGGTCGCGGTGACCCTGGTGGCCGTCGGCGGCGGGGTCTGGTGGCTCTGGGCCGGTGCCCGGGGACCGGTGGAACGCAGCCCCGACGACCTGCTCCCCACGTACGTGAGCGTCGCCATGCGGTCCGACGCGCAGCCGCGCGTGCTGGCGCTGGACCTGAGCGGCGGCGGCGTGGGCTACAGCGTCCTCAGCGGCCGGCAGGGCGCCGCCCGCCAGGGTGACGCCGACCGCGGCTACGCCTTCGGCGGGTCGAGCACGGCCCGCGACGACGTCGCCGATGCTGTCTCCCGCCTGTCGGCCGGCTCGGCCGACGCCGACGTGACCCAGCGGCTCCGCCGGCTCGGCGTCGGGTACGTGGTCGTCCGCGGCGCCGACGACGAGGAACGGGCCCGGATCGGGAACACCCCGGGCCTCGGCCCGGCCAGCGGGAACGGCGCCGCCGTGGTCTGGCAGCTCGACCCGGCCGTGGCCCGCGCCTCCGTGGTGCCCGCCGACCCGGCGTCGACCGACCCGGTCGTCCCGGTCACGCGGGCGCCCGCCGCCGTGCCGCCCGGCTCCGGCGAACGGCACCTGCTGATCGGCGAGGCCGCCGACCCGCGGTGGCACGCCACGCTCGGCGGGACCCGGCTGGCGCGCGTCGTCGACGGCTGGCAGGAGGGCTTCGTGCTGCCGGCCACCGGGGGCACCGTGGTCTGGTCCCTGCGCAGCCCGGCCTCGTGGTTCCTGCCCTTCCAGGGGCTCGCGCTGCTGGTCGCCCTGGTCTTCGCTGCCCCCGGCATCCGCCGGTCCGACGTCCGTGACCCCGTCCTCTCCGCGCGCCGCGCGGCCACCCTGTCGGAGGTGGGCTCGTGA
- a CDS encoding DUF5719 family protein, giving the protein MTSPVRRALAIVAVLVVLGLVVAAATLIRPQQPDARQVGTAVAGQTDAICTVGTVGSGASASPSASAAPTATTLPSTTVPSTVPTPAPTDVPTVTPGAVPTTTPGAVPTLTPGAASTTPAQAPAAPGGTASPSVTASASPSTSAVPTLTPGAGTPSATPSTGVPVPEATPSTAPTLVPLPSATAKAVTGSVVAVASGPTDTGTDDPTGRLTLGLLGQDQSGATVDRQGRGATLAGAAAPVLLQAGGTIATTAVGAVLSRSDDGPEAGLEAAPCLVPSTSAWLPGIASGASDRTELVLSNPDDTEATVDLAFYGRNGRVAVPGSAGSDVPARSSRSVSLSGLIDAEGPLTVSVQATSGRVAAAARRIRTAGDAPAGADWVVPAAAPATQVVVPAVPGDQGSRELVVTNPGELRTTVTVSVLGLQGPFAPVGAETLELGPQSSGTLALADGLAGTGSGVALTSEQPVTAAVVSTSARDEAQADIAVQPATPALVRTGVSAVATTRDVDAELVLSNAATTDVSVHFSVRSFAGVELRGGDVLLAAGGSATRRLTSPAPSYVVVDVPEGSSVTGGVDLADTDGDVAGLASVPLVSPDTSGPPPVVEQDPAAGR; this is encoded by the coding sequence GTGACCAGCCCCGTACGCCGTGCCCTCGCGATCGTCGCCGTGCTCGTCGTGCTCGGCCTGGTCGTCGCCGCGGCCACCCTGATCCGTCCGCAGCAGCCGGACGCGCGCCAGGTCGGCACCGCCGTCGCGGGCCAGACCGACGCGATCTGCACCGTCGGCACCGTCGGGTCGGGGGCGAGCGCCTCACCGTCGGCGAGCGCCGCACCCACCGCGACGACGCTGCCCTCGACCACCGTGCCGAGCACGGTGCCCACCCCTGCGCCGACGGACGTCCCCACGGTGACGCCCGGTGCGGTCCCGACGACCACACCGGGTGCGGTGCCCACCCTGACGCCCGGCGCGGCGAGCACGACGCCGGCCCAGGCCCCGGCCGCACCCGGCGGCACCGCGAGCCCGAGCGTCACGGCGTCGGCCTCGCCGAGCACCTCGGCCGTCCCCACCCTCACCCCCGGGGCCGGCACCCCGTCCGCGACGCCGAGCACGGGCGTCCCCGTCCCCGAGGCGACCCCGAGCACCGCGCCCACCCTCGTCCCGCTGCCCAGCGCGACGGCGAAGGCCGTGACCGGCAGCGTGGTCGCCGTCGCGTCCGGTCCGACGGACACCGGCACCGACGACCCGACCGGGCGCCTGACGCTCGGGCTGCTCGGGCAGGACCAGAGCGGCGCGACGGTCGACCGGCAGGGCCGCGGTGCGACGCTCGCCGGCGCGGCCGCGCCCGTGCTGCTGCAGGCCGGCGGCACGATCGCCACCACCGCGGTCGGCGCGGTGCTGAGCCGCTCCGACGACGGGCCCGAGGCCGGGCTCGAGGCGGCGCCCTGCCTGGTGCCCTCCACCTCCGCGTGGCTCCCGGGCATCGCCTCCGGGGCGTCGGACCGCACCGAGCTGGTGCTGAGCAACCCCGACGACACCGAGGCGACCGTCGACCTCGCCTTCTACGGCCGCAACGGTCGGGTGGCCGTCCCCGGCAGCGCCGGCAGCGACGTCCCGGCCCGGTCGAGCCGGTCCGTCTCGCTGTCCGGGCTGATCGACGCCGAGGGCCCGCTCACCGTCTCCGTGCAGGCCACCTCGGGGCGGGTTGCGGCGGCCGCCCGACGCATTCGCACCGCCGGCGACGCGCCGGCCGGCGCGGACTGGGTCGTCCCCGCGGCCGCACCGGCCACCCAGGTCGTGGTCCCGGCCGTCCCGGGGGACCAAGGCAGCCGCGAGCTGGTCGTGACCAACCCCGGCGAGCTGCGCACGACCGTGACCGTCTCCGTCCTGGGGCTGCAGGGTCCGTTCGCGCCCGTCGGGGCCGAGACCCTCGAGCTGGGGCCGCAGAGCTCCGGAACGCTGGCACTGGCCGACGGTCTCGCCGGCACCGGCTCCGGGGTGGCGCTGACCAGCGAGCAGCCCGTCACCGCCGCCGTGGTGTCGACCAGCGCGCGCGACGAGGCCCAGGCCGACATCGCCGTGCAGCCGGCGACGCCCGCCCTCGTCCGGACCGGCGTCAGCGCGGTCGCCACGACCCGCGACGTCGACGCCGAGCTCGTCCTCTCCAACGCTGCGACGACCGACGTGAGCGTGCACTTCTCCGTCCGCAGCTTTGCCGGGGTCGAGCTGCGCGGCGGCGACGTCCTCCTCGCCGCGGGCGGCAGCGCCACGCGCCGCCTCACCTCGCCGGCCCCGTCGTACGTGGTGGTCGACGTCCCCGAGGGCTCGTCCGTCACCGGGGGCGTGGACCTGGCCGACACCGACGGCGACGTCGCCGGCCTGGCCTCGGTCCCACTGGTATCCCCGGACACCTCCGGCCCGCCGCCGGTCGTCGAGCAGGACCCGGCCGCCGGCCGCTGA
- a CDS encoding metallopeptidase family protein: MSSRRDRHGRGLRGPLVLPNELGVRRAAPLRPATRVAFFDDCVGAAVQRVSRQCPEALVGLSVGVEDVPNFDPAWAGGRVPLASAVEASAARPAQVVLYRRPLEHRAASREGLRILVYRTVVEQLSALTGRSVEEIDPDGAGFDDD; the protein is encoded by the coding sequence ATGTCGAGCCGCCGCGATCGCCACGGGCGCGGGCTGCGCGGCCCGCTCGTGCTGCCGAACGAGCTCGGCGTCCGCCGGGCGGCACCGCTGCGGCCGGCGACGCGGGTCGCGTTCTTCGACGACTGCGTGGGCGCCGCGGTCCAGCGCGTGTCGCGCCAGTGCCCCGAGGCGCTGGTCGGTCTGAGCGTCGGGGTCGAGGACGTCCCGAACTTCGACCCGGCGTGGGCCGGGGGCCGCGTGCCGCTGGCCTCGGCGGTGGAGGCGAGCGCGGCCCGGCCCGCTCAGGTCGTGCTCTACCGCCGCCCGCTGGAGCACCGGGCGGCCAGCCGCGAGGGGCTCCGGATCCTCGTCTACCGCACGGTGGTCGAGCAGCTCAGCGCCCTGACCGGCCGCAGCGTCGAGGAGATCGACCCCGACGGCGCCGGCTTCGACGACGACTGA
- a CDS encoding DUF3499 domain-containing protein codes for MGMRRCSRAGCPARAVATLTYVYSDSQAVLGPLASRAEPHGYDLCETHAHSLSVPRGWEVLRLASGDPVGPDEDDLLALADAVREVGLSYDAPTPVEAPVSRPNIVELRRRGHLTVLADPDA; via the coding sequence ATGGGGATGCGTCGGTGCTCACGAGCGGGGTGCCCCGCCCGGGCGGTGGCGACCCTGACCTACGTCTACTCCGACTCGCAGGCCGTGCTCGGCCCGCTGGCCTCCCGGGCCGAGCCGCACGGCTACGACCTGTGCGAGACCCACGCCCACTCCCTCTCGGTCCCGCGCGGGTGGGAGGTCCTCCGGCTGGCCAGCGGTGACCCGGTCGGGCCGGACGAGGACGACCTCCTCGCGCTGGCCGACGCGGTGCGCGAGGTCGGGCTGTCGTACGACGCCCCCACGCCGGTCGAGGCGCCCGTCTCGCGGCCCAACATCGTCGAGCTGCGTCGCCGAGGTCACCTCACCGTCCTGGCCGATCCTGACGCCTGA
- the manB gene encoding phosphohexomutase domain-containing protein (converts mannose-6-phosphate to mannose-1-phosphate; the resulting product is then converted to GDP-mannose by ManC which is then used in the synthesis of mannose-containing glycoconjugates that are important for mediating entry into host cells), giving the protein MLNPFIFKANDIRGVTEGSEPEWDEAGAYALGSAFVEVFGLAGGSVVLGRDMRLSGPRMSAAFVEAVLDAGADVVDVGLASTDELWFASGHLGLPGVMFTASHNPGKYNGIKFCHPGARPIAPEELVTIAELAQAGRGAAKAETRGTRSENDVLGAYAAHLHGLVDLTGIRPLKVVADAGNGMAGHTLPAVFPGGADGPPVEIIGLYTDPDGNFPNHPANPLEPQNLVDAQATVRERGADLALVFDGDADRCFIIDERGEVVSPSTVTALIASQELGRHPGSTVVVNNITSRSVAEVVAENGGTTVVTKVGHTFVKAAMAEHDAVFGGEHSAHYYFREFWGADTGMLAALHVLAVAGRSTSPLSALVTDFTRYAASGEINSTVDDPGTIIEAVAAAFAGRGEADRLDGLMVNGPDWWVNVRRSNTEPLLRLNVEARTEEQMAALRDEALAIIRG; this is encoded by the coding sequence GTGCTGAACCCGTTCATCTTCAAGGCCAACGACATCCGCGGCGTCACCGAGGGCTCCGAGCCCGAGTGGGACGAGGCCGGCGCGTACGCGCTGGGCAGCGCGTTCGTCGAGGTCTTCGGCCTCGCCGGCGGCTCGGTCGTCCTGGGCCGTGACATGCGGCTCTCGGGCCCGCGCATGTCCGCCGCCTTCGTCGAGGCCGTGCTGGACGCCGGCGCGGACGTCGTCGACGTGGGTCTGGCCAGCACCGACGAGCTCTGGTTCGCGTCGGGCCACCTCGGCCTGCCGGGCGTGATGTTCACGGCGAGCCACAACCCCGGCAAGTACAACGGCATCAAGTTCTGCCACCCGGGCGCGCGGCCCATCGCCCCCGAGGAGCTCGTCACGATCGCCGAGCTGGCGCAGGCCGGCCGGGGGGCCGCGAAGGCCGAGACCCGCGGGACCCGCTCCGAGAACGACGTGCTGGGCGCGTACGCGGCGCACCTGCACGGGCTGGTCGACCTCACGGGGATCCGCCCGCTGAAGGTCGTCGCCGACGCCGGGAACGGGATGGCCGGGCACACGCTGCCGGCCGTGTTCCCGGGCGGGGCCGACGGGCCGCCGGTCGAGATCATCGGCCTCTACACCGATCCGGACGGGAACTTCCCCAACCACCCGGCCAACCCGCTCGAGCCGCAGAACCTCGTCGACGCCCAGGCCACCGTGCGCGAGCGCGGCGCCGACCTCGCCCTCGTCTTCGACGGCGACGCCGACCGCTGCTTCATCATCGACGAGCGGGGCGAGGTGGTCAGCCCGTCGACCGTCACCGCCCTGATCGCCAGCCAGGAGCTCGGCCGCCACCCCGGCTCGACCGTCGTGGTCAACAACATCACCTCCCGCTCGGTCGCCGAGGTCGTCGCCGAGAACGGCGGCACGACGGTCGTGACGAAGGTCGGCCACACGTTCGTCAAGGCCGCCATGGCCGAGCACGACGCCGTCTTCGGCGGCGAGCACTCGGCGCACTACTACTTCCGCGAGTTCTGGGGCGCCGACACCGGCATGCTCGCCGCGCTGCACGTCCTGGCCGTCGCCGGGCGCAGCACGTCGCCGCTGTCCGCTCTCGTCACCGACTTCACCCGCTACGCCGCGTCGGGCGAGATCAACTCGACCGTCGACGACCCGGGCACGATCATCGAGGCCGTGGCGGCCGCGTTCGCGGGCCGCGGCGAGGCCGACCGGCTCGACGGGCTGATGGTGAACGGGCCGGACTGGTGGGTGAACGTACGCCGCTCCAACACCGAGCCGCTGCTGCGCCTCAACGTCGAGGCCCGCACCGAGGAGCAGATGGCCGCGCTGCGCGACGAGGCGCTGGCGATCATCCGCGGCTGA
- a CDS encoding Trm112 family protein: MAVELAPELLEILACPNCHGPLAVDHERDELVCQTPDCGLAYPVRDQIPVLLIDEARRPGAGDEA, translated from the coding sequence ATGGCGGTCGAGCTCGCCCCCGAGCTGCTGGAGATCCTGGCGTGCCCGAACTGCCACGGCCCTCTCGCCGTCGACCACGAGCGCGACGAGCTCGTGTGCCAGACGCCCGACTGCGGGCTGGCCTACCCGGTGCGCGACCAGATCCCGGTGCTGCTGATCGACGAGGCCCGTCGCCCCGGTGCCGGCGACGAGGCGTGA
- a CDS encoding SIS domain-containing protein: protein MTVFDDAALDDPAALAGADPILRRLAGAGSRVRRETADADDPLDQLLGQPRPRAVIAAGSEARFIRAILEPVCPVPFVAWPRHGLPGWVGALDLVVVMASDVAPPSVVATVHEAVRRGALLLIACPAASVVADHAGGSSTILLPTATGDPLAAAVVALSALHRMDLGPAVVPDGVADTMDEVARDCSPMADVTENPAKDLALCLADAQPLVWGGSVLAARASRRVAEALRAATGRAALAADADELLPIIEATTSRDPFADPFTDGAAADRRPCLVLLDDGNNDPMIRADHGRLVAAAERADIRVSVVQHRRGSDVDRYAALLQTGMFASVYLSVGLGRAAA from the coding sequence ATGACCGTGTTCGACGACGCCGCGCTCGACGACCCCGCCGCGCTGGCCGGGGCCGACCCGATCCTGCGCCGGCTGGCCGGGGCCGGCTCGCGCGTACGCCGGGAGACCGCCGACGCGGACGACCCGCTCGACCAGCTGCTCGGGCAGCCGCGGCCGCGGGCGGTCATCGCCGCGGGCAGCGAGGCGCGCTTCATCCGCGCGATCCTCGAGCCGGTCTGCCCGGTGCCGTTCGTCGCCTGGCCCCGCCACGGGCTGCCCGGCTGGGTGGGGGCCCTCGACCTCGTGGTCGTCATGGCCAGCGACGTCGCACCGCCGTCGGTCGTCGCCACCGTCCACGAGGCCGTACGTCGCGGCGCGCTGCTGCTGATCGCGTGCCCGGCCGCCTCCGTCGTGGCCGACCACGCCGGCGGGTCCTCGACGATCCTGCTGCCCACCGCCACCGGGGACCCGTTGGCCGCCGCCGTCGTGGCGCTGTCCGCGCTGCACCGCATGGACCTCGGACCGGCCGTGGTCCCCGACGGCGTCGCCGACACCATGGACGAGGTCGCCCGCGACTGCTCTCCGATGGCCGACGTCACCGAGAACCCGGCCAAGGACCTCGCGCTCTGCCTGGCCGACGCGCAGCCGCTCGTCTGGGGTGGTTCCGTGCTCGCCGCCCGGGCCAGCCGGCGCGTGGCCGAGGCGCTGCGGGCGGCGACCGGCCGGGCCGCGCTGGCCGCGGACGCCGACGAGCTGCTGCCGATCATCGAGGCCACGACGTCGCGTGACCCCTTCGCCGACCCGTTCACCGACGGAGCCGCTGCGGACCGCCGCCCCTGCCTCGTCCTGCTCGACGACGGCAACAACGACCCGATGATCCGGGCCGACCACGGACGCCTCGTCGCCGCCGCGGAACGCGCCGACATCCGGGTGTCCGTGGTGCAGCACCGCCGCGGCAGCGACGTCGACCGCTACGCCGCGCTGCTGCAGACCGGGATGTTCGCCTCGGTCTACCTCAGCGTGGGTCTGGGTCGCGCCGCAGCCTGA
- a CDS encoding zinc-binding alcohol dehydrogenase family protein codes for MTATHQALWVDRRGTFRVGPAPTPTPRPGELVVEAHAVALNPVDAMPGVARRFVYPWLRLPTVLGTDVAGTVVAVGEGVSRFRIGDRVVGFASGQERFRNDPAHGAFQHVVVLAADLTAHVPDEVALTDAVVLPLALTTAAAGLFEPDQLGLPLPVGTPVKAGDERDETVLVWGAATSVGNNAVQLARAAGYRVVATASPRSAALVLGLGASAVVDYRGRSAVDEVVAALEGHTLAGTVAIGAGSLSRTIRVARRTQGTRRVASAYPSPVTAVRRQLARPYGVRVSAIWGGSPARSAVGPAMFRDVLPVALAHGRYRPSPPAEVVGEDLASIPAGLERLRGGVAARKLVVRLRRDPDPR; via the coding sequence ATGACCGCCACCCACCAGGCCCTCTGGGTCGACCGGCGCGGGACGTTCCGCGTCGGGCCGGCGCCCACCCCGACGCCCAGGCCCGGCGAGCTCGTCGTCGAGGCCCACGCCGTCGCGCTGAACCCGGTCGACGCGATGCCGGGGGTCGCCCGCCGCTTCGTCTACCCCTGGCTCCGCCTCCCCACCGTGCTCGGCACGGACGTGGCCGGCACCGTGGTCGCGGTCGGCGAGGGCGTCTCCCGGTTCCGGATCGGGGACCGCGTCGTCGGCTTCGCGAGCGGGCAGGAGAGGTTCCGGAACGACCCGGCGCACGGGGCGTTCCAGCACGTCGTCGTCCTCGCTGCCGACCTCACGGCCCACGTCCCCGACGAGGTGGCCCTGACCGACGCGGTCGTGCTGCCGCTGGCCCTGACCACCGCTGCCGCGGGCCTCTTCGAGCCCGACCAGCTCGGCCTGCCGCTTCCCGTCGGCACGCCCGTCAAAGCGGGCGACGAGCGGGACGAGACGGTGCTGGTCTGGGGCGCGGCGACCAGCGTGGGCAACAACGCCGTCCAGCTGGCCCGGGCCGCCGGCTACCGCGTCGTGGCCACGGCGTCCCCGCGCAGCGCCGCGCTGGTGCTCGGCCTCGGCGCGTCGGCGGTGGTCGACTACCGGGGACGTTCCGCGGTGGACGAGGTCGTGGCCGCCCTCGAGGGGCACACCCTCGCGGGGACCGTGGCGATCGGGGCGGGTTCGCTGTCCCGGACGATCCGGGTCGCCCGGCGAACGCAGGGCACCCGTCGCGTGGCCTCGGCCTACCCCAGCCCGGTCACCGCCGTACGCCGGCAGCTCGCGCGGCCGTACGGCGTCCGGGTCTCGGCGATCTGGGGCGGGTCGCCGGCGCGGTCCGCGGTCGGCCCGGCGATGTTCCGCGACGTCCTGCCGGTCGCGCTCGCCCACGGCCGCTACCGACCCTCGCCCCCGGCGGAGGTGGTCGGCGAGGACCTGGCGTCGATCCCGGCGGGCCTGGAGCGGCTGCGTGGCGGCGTCGCCGCCCGCAAGCTCGTCGTCAGGCTGCGGCGCGACCCAGACCCACGCTGA